Proteins encoded in a region of the Deltaproteobacteria bacterium genome:
- a CDS encoding ABC transporter ATP-binding protein, whose protein sequence is MPPTHRRAPLLRFLSYVWPHRWLIAGASACGVLKFTLPLIFPLVLKYLTDVLLVPPAARSLHATEATNRWLDNWCAFVLARLPGVGSGAPGRLTVIGASVLLAYAVLGVASYYRSYWAGQAGHRLIFDLRYALYQHIQSMSHSFFDERRSGSIVARFVSDIQLAQNFVGSALTNVWMDGASLGFVVWILFVLEHRLALIALGVIPLYALLIRYFSPRIKAASQSVQEMIEDFSGDLHEKIAAAGAVKAFGREQHEAERFYRTSRGLLDLTMTNVQLSSASQAATTFLTLAAPLIVVWAAGTMILHGTMSVGTMIAFYAYLGSLYLPLQRFSELSVVVSNSLAAMERIFEFFDIHAEVAEAPGAPALARVSGRVEFRDVGFSYASRSNGRPALQRVSLNIAPGETVALVGRSGAGKSTLVSLLPRFYDVTEGAVLVDGIDVRALTLASLRGHIGIVPQDPVLFSGSLRENLLYAKPAATDAELAAAVRAANADGFIAELPEGLLTLIGERGVRLSGGQRQRIAIARAFLKDAPILVLDEATSALDSEAENLIHQALRRLMAGRTTLIIAHRLSTVINAGRIVVLEDGEVREVGPHAELLARGGLYRQLYLEQFRHLQQPPPS, encoded by the coding sequence ATGCCGCCTACGCACCGGCGGGCGCCGCTGCTGCGCTTTCTCAGTTACGTCTGGCCCCACCGCTGGCTGATCGCCGGGGCCTCGGCCTGCGGCGTGCTCAAGTTCACGCTGCCGTTGATCTTCCCGCTGGTGCTCAAGTACCTCACCGATGTGTTGCTGGTGCCGCCAGCAGCCCGATCGCTGCACGCGACCGAGGCCACCAATCGCTGGCTCGATAACTGGTGCGCGTTCGTGCTGGCGCGCCTGCCCGGGGTCGGCAGTGGCGCGCCCGGCCGCCTGACGGTCATTGGCGCGTCCGTCCTGCTGGCTTACGCGGTGCTGGGGGTGGCCAGTTACTACCGCAGCTACTGGGCCGGCCAGGCCGGCCACCGGTTGATCTTCGACCTGCGCTACGCGCTCTACCAGCACATCCAGAGCATGTCGCACTCGTTCTTCGACGAGCGGCGCTCGGGCAGCATCGTGGCGCGCTTCGTCAGCGACATCCAGCTGGCGCAGAACTTCGTCGGCTCGGCCCTCACCAACGTCTGGATGGACGGCGCTTCGCTCGGCTTCGTGGTGTGGATACTGTTCGTGCTCGAACACCGCCTCGCCCTGATCGCGCTCGGCGTCATTCCGCTGTACGCGCTGCTGATCCGCTACTTCAGCCCGCGCATCAAGGCGGCCAGCCAATCGGTACAGGAGATGATCGAGGACTTCTCCGGCGACCTGCACGAGAAGATCGCCGCTGCCGGAGCGGTCAAGGCCTTCGGCCGCGAGCAGCACGAGGCCGAGCGCTTCTACCGCACCAGCCGTGGCTTGCTCGATCTCACCATGACCAACGTCCAGCTCTCGTCGGCCAGCCAAGCGGCGACGACGTTTCTCACCCTGGCGGCGCCGCTGATCGTGGTGTGGGCGGCCGGCACGATGATTCTCCACGGCACCATGAGCGTCGGCACCATGATCGCCTTCTACGCCTACCTCGGCAGCCTGTACTTGCCGCTGCAGCGCTTCAGTGAGCTGAGCGTAGTGGTGTCCAACTCGCTGGCGGCGATGGAGCGCATCTTCGAGTTCTTCGATATCCACGCCGAAGTGGCCGAGGCCCCCGGCGCCCCGGCGCTGGCGCGGGTCAGCGGCCGGGTCGAGTTTCGCGACGTCGGTTTCAGCTACGCCAGCCGCAGCAACGGCCGCCCCGCCTTGCAGCGGGTGTCGCTGAACATCGCGCCGGGCGAAACCGTCGCCCTCGTCGGCCGCAGCGGTGCGGGCAAGTCGACGCTGGTGTCGCTGCTGCCGCGATTCTACGATGTCACTGAGGGTGCCGTGCTGGTCGACGGCATCGACGTGCGCGCACTGACGTTGGCGTCGCTCCGCGGGCACATCGGCATCGTGCCGCAGGATCCGGTGTTGTTCAGCGGCTCGCTGCGCGAGAATCTCCTCTATGCCAAGCCGGCGGCGACCGATGCCGAGCTGGCGGCCGCCGTGCGCGCGGCCAACGCCGACGGCTTCATCGCGGAGCTGCCCGAGGGTTTGCTCACACTGATCGGCGAGCGTGGCGTGCGCCTATCCGGTGGACAGCGCCAGCGCATCGCAATTGCGCGCGCCTTCCTCAAGGACGCGCCGATCCTGGTTCTCGACGAAGCCACCTCGGCGCTCGACTCGGAGGCGGAGAACCTGATTCACCAAGCCTTGCGCCGGCTGATGGCGGGCCGCACCACGCTGATCATCGCGCACCGCCTGTCGACGGTGATCAACGCCGGCCGGATCGTGGTGCTCGAGGATGGTGAGGTGCGCGAGGTGGGCCCGCATGCCGAACTGCTGGCGCGCGGCGGCCTCTACCGCCAGCTCTATCTCGAACAGTTCCGTCATCTGCAGCAACCGCCGCCGAGCTGA
- a CDS encoding BolA family transcriptional regulator, producing MSMAETIERLLRRQLAVDRLEILDDGWRHAGHAEARGGGHFTVTIVSPDFTGKARIERHRMVYAALGDQMRQAIHALVLITRAPDEVGPG from the coding sequence ATGAGCATGGCTGAAACCATCGAACGCTTGCTGCGCCGGCAGCTGGCCGTTGATCGCCTTGAAATCCTTGATGACGGCTGGCGGCATGCCGGCCATGCCGAGGCCCGCGGCGGCGGGCACTTCACGGTCACCATCGTTTCACCCGATTTCACCGGCAAGGCGCGGATCGAGCGCCACCGCATGGTCTACGCCGCGCTCGGCGACCAGATGCGCCAGGCAATCCACGCGCTGGTGCTGATCACGCGGGCGCCGGATGAGGTTGGGCCGGGCTGA